In one Argonema galeatum A003/A1 genomic region, the following are encoded:
- the plsX gene encoding phosphate acyltransferase PlsX — protein sequence MGSTRARIAIDAMGGDHAPAEIIAGALRAREELGVEVLLVGDKPQIEAILGQHTNSFPLEIVPAEGTIEMHEEPLSGLKRKPKASINVAMDLVKQKRADAVVSAGHSGAAMAAALLRLGRLRGIDRPAIGAVFPTMLAGKWVLLLDVGANVDCRPKFLEQFAVMGAIYSQYVLGVPEPKVGLLNIGEEPSKGNDLAVRTHQMLQDNGKISFIGNAEGRDVLSGRYDVIVCDGFVGNVLLKFAEAVGEIVLQILKEELPQGLQGQLGTALLKPNLKRIKQRIDHAEHGGGLLLGVAGVCIISHGSSQAPSIFNAIRLAKEAIDNQVLERIGSSYHKTAAPAAEVE from the coding sequence ATGGGATCGACTCGCGCACGGATTGCAATTGACGCGATGGGTGGGGATCACGCTCCCGCCGAAATCATCGCTGGGGCACTCAGGGCAAGGGAAGAATTGGGCGTGGAAGTGTTGCTGGTGGGGGATAAGCCTCAAATTGAAGCTATTCTGGGGCAACACACAAATTCTTTTCCTCTAGAAATTGTGCCTGCTGAAGGCACAATTGAAATGCACGAGGAGCCCTTAAGTGGTTTAAAACGTAAGCCCAAAGCTTCTATCAACGTCGCTATGGATTTGGTGAAGCAAAAACGGGCTGATGCAGTGGTTTCAGCCGGACACTCCGGGGCGGCAATGGCAGCTGCGCTGCTGCGCTTGGGGAGACTGCGGGGGATCGATCGCCCAGCAATTGGCGCGGTTTTTCCGACGATGCTCGCTGGCAAGTGGGTGCTGCTGCTGGATGTTGGCGCAAATGTGGACTGCCGTCCCAAGTTTTTGGAGCAGTTTGCCGTCATGGGGGCGATTTACAGCCAGTACGTGCTGGGAGTGCCGGAGCCGAAAGTGGGATTACTCAATATCGGCGAGGAACCTTCCAAAGGTAACGACTTGGCAGTCCGCACTCACCAGATGCTGCAAGATAATGGGAAAATTTCTTTCATCGGCAATGCAGAAGGCCGGGATGTCCTCTCAGGTCGCTATGATGTCATCGTTTGCGATGGCTTTGTGGGCAATGTCTTGTTGAAATTTGCCGAAGCTGTGGGTGAGATAGTGCTGCAAATCCTCAAGGAGGAGTTGCCTCAAGGACTGCAGGGACAGTTGGGCACGGCTTTGCTCAAACCAAACCTGAAGCGGATTAAGCAGCGTATAGACCACGCCGAACACGGAGGGGGTTTGCTTTTGGGCGTTGCCGGAGTCTGCATTATCAGCCACGGCAGTTCTCAAGCTCCTTCGATTTTTAATGCGATTCGCTTGGCTAAAGAAGCGATCGATAACCAGGTACTGGAACGGATTGGGTCCAGTTATCATAAAACCGCTGCACCGGCGGCTGAGGTCGAGTAA
- a CDS encoding beta-ketoacyl-ACP synthase 3: MLQESGLGIAITGSGAATPTPYLDNQGLAQLVETSDEWIATRTGIRQRHLAGASDSLSGLATAAAKEAIAMAGIAAEDLDLIILATSTADDLFGSASQIGAQLGARQAVAFDLTAACSGFVFGMVTAAQFIRTGVYRNVLLIGADILSRWVDWSDRRTCILFGDGAGAVVMQASECDRFLGFEIRSDGTQNNCLNLNYQGSPKELIDGVAIGQGGYQPITMNGQEVYRFAVKKVPEVIQKALFRANITVDQVDWLLLHQANQRILDAVADRLHIPAEKVISNLANYGNTSAASIPIALDEAVRQGKIKPGDTIAAAGFGAGLTWGAAIFQWGS, encoded by the coding sequence ATGTTGCAAGAATCAGGGTTAGGTATTGCTATTACGGGCAGCGGTGCGGCGACACCGACGCCTTACCTCGATAATCAGGGACTCGCTCAACTGGTGGAAACATCGGATGAGTGGATCGCTACACGAACTGGGATTCGTCAGCGGCATCTGGCGGGGGCATCTGACTCTCTGAGCGGACTTGCTACCGCCGCTGCTAAAGAAGCGATCGCAATGGCTGGCATAGCTGCGGAGGATTTGGATCTGATTATTCTCGCCACTTCCACCGCAGATGACCTTTTTGGCAGCGCCAGTCAAATTGGGGCCCAACTGGGAGCAAGGCAAGCAGTGGCATTTGACCTCACTGCTGCTTGCTCTGGTTTCGTTTTTGGCATGGTGACGGCGGCGCAGTTCATCCGCACTGGCGTCTACCGCAATGTTTTGCTGATCGGTGCCGATATTCTCTCTCGCTGGGTAGATTGGTCCGATCGCCGTACCTGCATACTATTCGGTGATGGCGCTGGGGCTGTGGTTATGCAGGCTTCGGAATGCGATCGCTTTCTGGGATTTGAAATCAGGAGCGATGGCACCCAAAATAACTGCCTCAATTTGAACTATCAGGGTTCGCCCAAAGAACTGATTGACGGAGTTGCGATCGGCCAAGGCGGTTATCAGCCCATCACTATGAACGGCCAAGAAGTCTATCGCTTTGCCGTTAAAAAAGTCCCAGAAGTCATTCAAAAAGCTTTATTTCGGGCAAATATCACCGTTGACCAAGTAGACTGGCTCCTCTTACATCAAGCTAATCAACGCATTCTGGATGCTGTAGCCGATCGCCTGCATATTCCCGCCGAGAAAGTGATTAGCAATCTCGCGAATTATGGCAATACCTCTGCCGCTTCTATTCCCATAGCTCTAGATGAAGCCGTTCGTCAAGGCAAAATTAAACCCGGTGATACGATCGCCGCCGCCGGTTTTGGCGCTGGTTTAACTTGGGGTGCAGCTATCTTCCAGTGGGGTAGCTAA
- a CDS encoding D-alanyl-D-alanine carboxypeptidase, whose amino-acid sequence MLELFSTGLMSVWLNMAGMRRSEQDAFEALTSPGTSAFVLPAVPEPETATTLEQYLKELSKKGSVTNVQGVWIQSGPALLSSNQGTVPLPAASLTKIATSLASLSTWTPSHQFETLFSTTGPIKNGVLQGDLVVTASGDPLFVWEEAIAVGNALGRLGIKRVTGNLVIKGNFYMNYNSNPALAGQMLKQTLNAPTWSKDTSFRYYLSMPKGTPKPQIAIAGGVKLLSGKTSPGQRDSSQQILLLRHRSLTLAQILKYMNIYSNNEMAEMLATSVGGSQVVRSLAAEAAEVPQSEIHLVNGSGLGVDNRISPRAVCAMLQAIQHKLQPLGLTIGDLFPVSGRDRLGTLVHRHIPSAAVVKTGTLRDVSALAGVIPTRDRGLVWFAIINRGNDVPSLRVGQDRFLQILLQQWGAASIPPTVVLPSPASYGDASRLGATVRNQILFGG is encoded by the coding sequence ATGCTGGAATTATTTAGCACTGGGTTAATGTCTGTATGGCTGAATATGGCTGGAATGCGCCGCTCCGAGCAGGATGCCTTTGAGGCACTGACATCGCCCGGTACGTCCGCATTTGTGCTGCCAGCTGTTCCTGAACCGGAAACGGCAACTACGTTGGAGCAATATCTGAAGGAACTGTCTAAAAAAGGTTCGGTGACGAATGTTCAGGGGGTGTGGATTCAGTCGGGGCCAGCGCTGCTGTCCAGTAACCAGGGTACTGTGCCGCTGCCAGCTGCCTCTTTGACGAAGATTGCTACATCTTTAGCATCACTTTCTACCTGGACTCCTTCACACCAGTTTGAGACGCTTTTTAGCACCACAGGGCCGATAAAAAATGGTGTGTTGCAGGGTGATTTGGTGGTCACCGCCAGTGGCGATCCGTTATTCGTTTGGGAGGAGGCGATCGCAGTGGGCAACGCGCTGGGCCGTCTGGGTATCAAGCGCGTTACTGGCAATTTGGTGATTAAGGGCAATTTTTATATGAATTACAACTCTAATCCAGCTCTGGCGGGTCAGATGCTCAAACAAACATTGAACGCCCCCACTTGGTCGAAGGATACTAGCTTCCGATATTATTTGTCGATGCCCAAGGGTACGCCAAAACCCCAAATAGCGATCGCAGGTGGTGTGAAATTGCTTTCTGGCAAAACTTCCCCAGGGCAACGTGACAGTTCTCAACAAATCTTATTATTGCGTCACCGCTCTCTCACTTTGGCTCAAATCTTAAAGTACATGAACATTTACAGCAACAATGAAATGGCTGAGATGTTGGCTACTTCTGTGGGAGGATCTCAAGTTGTGCGATCGCTTGCTGCTGAGGCAGCTGAGGTTCCTCAGTCGGAAATTCATCTGGTGAATGGGTCTGGGTTGGGAGTGGACAATCGCATTTCCCCAAGAGCTGTCTGCGCTATGTTACAGGCGATTCAACACAAGTTGCAACCTCTAGGATTAACTATTGGCGACTTATTTCCAGTTTCCGGTCGCGATCGTCTTGGTACGTTGGTACACCGGCACATTCCATCTGCTGCGGTTGTAAAAACGGGTACCCTACGCGATGTGAGTGCGCTGGCGGGAGTGATTCCCACGCGCGATCGCGGTCTGGTTTGGTTTGCTATCATCAACCGAGGCAACGATGTCCCAAGTCTTCGCGTCGGACAAGATCGATTTCTGCAAATTTTGTTGCAGCAGTGGGGCGCAGCATCAATTCCACCAACAGTCGTTCTCCCCAGTCCCGCTAGCTATGGCGATGCTAGTCGTTTGGGAGCTACTGTTCGCAATCAAATCCTTTTTGGAGGCTAG
- a CDS encoding ATP-dependent DNA ligase has product MNITEYIESKRNAKKKIPSEIRERWNNRILKRELQAMGEAGAIQYLADYGRGIAVPKIVNLALCAESEGYPLMAQGFWKKAFEMETGNQAPLAPQIWGEQEAQHPPDSGALKAIPDPTSSRSKTVVNTLVVAELPPHLQPGRIVTMQPVDAPFDRTYYINDPRYWGQPKRDGNRVVLVATSDRIYYQSRSTNMREQPSIEINQTLLDVANKKGTFILDGELYYRSVTGSEHRTGAQAATVNINQGAATTQPTPVYAIFKALLFEGRDLTVMSEAERIEAAERLREYLPAIEAFEIVPTARTFEEKTLLAQTQESLEREGEVWIQHDCTYVGGKDTRTFPMVRTKYCLELDLAITELTLTKVVGRPFSAIMVAQDIEGKLVTMGSVGTGFSQEDMQEIARRHAANPGKVKIVVRSQGLTENGKLWHGRFVGFCEESGR; this is encoded by the coding sequence ATGAACATCACCGAGTACATCGAATCTAAACGAAATGCCAAAAAGAAAATCCCCTCGGAGATTCGGGAACGATGGAACAATCGCATCCTAAAGAGGGAATTGCAGGCGATGGGCGAGGCTGGAGCAATTCAATATCTTGCAGATTATGGCAGGGGTATTGCTGTGCCGAAAATAGTGAATTTGGCACTATGTGCTGAATCAGAAGGTTATCCTCTCATGGCACAGGGTTTTTGGAAGAAAGCGTTTGAGATGGAAACAGGAAATCAGGCCCCCCTAGCCCCCCAAATATGGGGGGAACAGGAAGCTCAACACCCCCCAGATTCGGGGGCTTTAAAGGCAATTCCTGACCCTACAAGCAGCAGAAGTAAGACAGTCGTTAATACACTTGTTGTCGCAGAATTACCCCCTCATTTGCAACCGGGGCGCATTGTTACTATGCAACCAGTAGATGCACCGTTCGATCGCACCTACTACATTAACGATCCGCGCTACTGGGGTCAGCCCAAAAGGGATGGGAATAGAGTAGTCTTAGTTGCTACATCCGATCGCATTTACTATCAGTCGCGCTCCACAAATATGAGGGAACAGCCCTCAATTGAGATTAATCAAACATTACTTGATGTTGCTAACAAAAAAGGAACGTTTATTTTAGATGGGGAACTGTACTATCGATCGGTAACTGGAAGCGAACACCGCACTGGCGCTCAAGCTGCTACTGTTAACATCAATCAGGGAGCAGCAACTACTCAACCAACGCCAGTGTACGCCATTTTCAAAGCTTTGCTATTTGAGGGACGGGATCTGACTGTGATGAGTGAAGCAGAACGGATTGAAGCAGCAGAACGACTAAGGGAGTACTTACCAGCGATTGAAGCATTTGAAATCGTCCCTACTGCGCGTACTTTTGAAGAGAAAACATTGCTAGCTCAAACGCAGGAGTCTTTGGAACGAGAAGGAGAAGTTTGGATACAACATGATTGTACTTATGTTGGTGGCAAAGATACCCGCACATTTCCAATGGTACGGACAAAGTATTGCTTGGAATTAGACTTGGCGATCACTGAATTAACTCTCACAAAAGTTGTCGGACGACCTTTCAGCGCCATAATGGTAGCTCAAGATATTGAAGGTAAATTAGTAACGATGGGGTCGGTAGGAACGGGATTTTCTCAAGAAGATATGCAAGAAATCGCCCGTCGTCATGCCGCCAATCCGGGAAAAGTGAAGATTGTAGTGCGATCGCAAGGATTAACCGAAAACGGAAAATTGTGGCATGGGCGATTTGTGGGATTCTGTGAGGAGAGCGGACGCTAA